In a genomic window of Ranitomeya imitator isolate aRanImi1 chromosome 5, aRanImi1.pri, whole genome shotgun sequence:
- the ERFE gene encoding erythroferrone isoform X1, with translation MMNSDGKPVPLRCVLMTISMGVLLVLLSACPACTHKNRGSKFEDTIVTALPSPEIPVLTPPQKTDTTVEKISRKGTGEQTPKLSPKYSWLLFLKHADREAKNKRRGHEDSSQNHHTGPIGPPAPSRHHNQAINHVSREKKLSQFLQLLSDILVKQKDGDHLPPTVLPAKVLAAFTCRTIGDILVDAGEMKELQNYQRLLLEGSFYRSAGLNLTSGRYTAPFTGLYAFYARLRIDFQNHARPKDPMGFLHVMLCIRSLCQENLSLQQSRSFTSREVAATITLNGVLYIQAGQYVSLFLENRMGSWPVLVKESDFSGVLLGQ, from the exons ATGATGAATTCAGACGGAAAGCCAGTCCCCCTGCGCTGCGTGCTCATGACCATCAGTATGGGGGTCCTACTGGTTCTTCTCAGCGCCTGTCCTGCCTGTACACATAAGAACAGAGGATCTAAATTTGAG GATACCATTGTCACAGCTCTACCCTCACCGGAGATTCCTGTGCTTACACCCCCACAAAAGACAGACACCACAGTAGAGAAGATATCACGGAAAGGGACAGGAGAACAAACTCCCAAGTTGTCTCCCAAATACTCCTGGCTGTTGTTTCTTAAGCACGCCGACCGTGAAGCCAAAAACAAAAGAAGGGGGCATGAGGACTCTTCGCAA AATCATCACACTGGCCCCATCGGCCCTCCGGCACCCTCACGGCATCACAATCAAGCCATCAATCATGTTTCCAGGGAAAAGAAACTTTCCCAATTCCTGCAGTTATTGAGCG ATATTCTTGTGAAACAGAAGGACGGGGATCATCTACCTCCAACTGTGCTCCCTGCAAAAGTGCTCGCAGCCTTTACCTGCAGGACAATTGGGGATATTCTCGTGGATGCTGGAGAGATGAAGGAACTTCAGAATTACCAGCGG CTTCTTTTAGAAGGATCATTTTACAGAAGTGCTGGCCTGAACTTAACCAGTGGTCGGTATACGGCTCCATTCACCGGACTCTATGCCTTCTACGCAAGACTCCGGATTG ATTTTCAGAACCACGCTCGGCCCAAGGATCCGATGGGTTTTCTGCATGTGATGCTCTGTATCCGGTCCCTCTGCCAGGAAAATTT GTCCTTGCAGCAAAGTCGCAGTTTCACCAGCAGGGAGGTTGCCGCTACAATTACATTGAATGGAGTATTGTACATCCAG GCCGGCCAATACGTGTCACTTTTCTTGGAGAACAGGATGGGTTCTTGGCCCGTGCTGGTGAAGGAGTCAGATTTCAGCGGCGTGCTCTTAGGACAGTGA
- the ERFE gene encoding erythroferrone isoform X2 — MMNSDGKPVPLRCVLMTISMGVLLVLLSACPACTHKNRGSKFETDTTVEKISRKGTGEQTPKLSPKYSWLLFLKHADREAKNKRRGHEDSSQNHHTGPIGPPAPSRHHNQAINHVSREKKLSQFLQLLSDILVKQKDGDHLPPTVLPAKVLAAFTCRTIGDILVDAGEMKELQNYQRLLLEGSFYRSAGLNLTSGRYTAPFTGLYAFYARLRIDFQNHARPKDPMGFLHVMLCIRSLCQENLSLQQSRSFTSREVAATITLNGVLYIQAGQYVSLFLENRMGSWPVLVKESDFSGVLLGQ, encoded by the exons ATGATGAATTCAGACGGAAAGCCAGTCCCCCTGCGCTGCGTGCTCATGACCATCAGTATGGGGGTCCTACTGGTTCTTCTCAGCGCCTGTCCTGCCTGTACACATAAGAACAGAGGATCTAAATTTGAG ACAGACACCACAGTAGAGAAGATATCACGGAAAGGGACAGGAGAACAAACTCCCAAGTTGTCTCCCAAATACTCCTGGCTGTTGTTTCTTAAGCACGCCGACCGTGAAGCCAAAAACAAAAGAAGGGGGCATGAGGACTCTTCGCAA AATCATCACACTGGCCCCATCGGCCCTCCGGCACCCTCACGGCATCACAATCAAGCCATCAATCATGTTTCCAGGGAAAAGAAACTTTCCCAATTCCTGCAGTTATTGAGCG ATATTCTTGTGAAACAGAAGGACGGGGATCATCTACCTCCAACTGTGCTCCCTGCAAAAGTGCTCGCAGCCTTTACCTGCAGGACAATTGGGGATATTCTCGTGGATGCTGGAGAGATGAAGGAACTTCAGAATTACCAGCGG CTTCTTTTAGAAGGATCATTTTACAGAAGTGCTGGCCTGAACTTAACCAGTGGTCGGTATACGGCTCCATTCACCGGACTCTATGCCTTCTACGCAAGACTCCGGATTG ATTTTCAGAACCACGCTCGGCCCAAGGATCCGATGGGTTTTCTGCATGTGATGCTCTGTATCCGGTCCCTCTGCCAGGAAAATTT GTCCTTGCAGCAAAGTCGCAGTTTCACCAGCAGGGAGGTTGCCGCTACAATTACATTGAATGGAGTATTGTACATCCAG GCCGGCCAATACGTGTCACTTTTCTTGGAGAACAGGATGGGTTCTTGGCCCGTGCTGGTGAAGGAGTCAGATTTCAGCGGCGTGCTCTTAGGACAGTGA